In one window of Poriferisphaera corsica DNA:
- a CDS encoding response regulator, with amino-acid sequence MQRPFALMLGASIVSINLIGGQIASVSAQQQDSKSLWADFNHYVLIARPDLAQAAGQALLEQVNDATLLKIVEEGDYKNYEQNLLRAARVADIKDVAQQLDTRIQAARTALSRNADRIAEDIELLAQGQRQYRNAVARLTNAGQYAAPQLLETLRDDTKTNLHPYVVEAMIAVGQPMVTPLTTAITGLDPVTQAQVAQILAEIGYPQAMPQLKEVIENPKTDASAKQVAKIAFEKLANSAGISTELDAANLYFFLGQQQYNLTTKGETLMGYDPSSETGILWQYTDKLGLLATPVPGEIYGDILAMRSAKRALEINNNLDNALSLYLTANLRRENKLADGAIDPSYGPDMQPASYYGMLAGPDRMHDVLAKAILDRDATLALDAIDILSQTAGTDALVNRGKAVQPLLAALSYPDARVRFSAAVTLANARPEEAFNASFRVVPILAEAIRSTDVKTALVIAKDQESLNSKIAMLSELGYDVFGGTSYDEIKPELNKTAAVDLLFTDVAFEDTKGLYELTNADYKLGAVPFIVATDASNQVQTSDWASRIGRVFVTVNSDDAEGIRTAVETAAQAYAGEAISEEEATENALDALAILYDMALGSDAIFNVTDAQAALVAALSDARLEIAEEAASVLALMNDTEAQRAIAQAALEASGDLKLALFDSLAESANAFGNQLTSAQAAAIHKLAQEGSDEVAITAAKTYGALAMPTSEAVKAILK; translated from the coding sequence ATGCAGCGACCATTCGCTTTGATGCTCGGCGCGTCGATTGTGTCTATCAACCTCATCGGCGGCCAGATCGCTTCGGTATCTGCACAACAGCAGGATTCCAAGTCTCTCTGGGCTGATTTTAATCACTACGTTCTAATTGCTCGTCCAGACCTCGCGCAAGCAGCCGGCCAAGCCCTGCTTGAGCAAGTCAATGACGCCACACTTCTCAAAATTGTAGAAGAAGGCGACTACAAAAACTACGAGCAAAACCTGCTACGTGCAGCTCGCGTTGCTGACATCAAGGATGTCGCTCAGCAGCTCGATACTCGCATTCAGGCAGCTCGCACCGCGCTTAGCCGCAATGCAGACCGAATCGCAGAAGACATCGAGCTTCTCGCACAAGGTCAGCGGCAATATCGCAATGCAGTCGCCCGACTCACAAATGCAGGCCAGTACGCCGCCCCACAGCTCTTGGAAACCTTACGTGACGATACCAAGACTAATCTTCACCCATACGTTGTCGAAGCGATGATCGCCGTCGGCCAACCTATGGTCACCCCACTGACAACCGCCATCACAGGTCTCGACCCAGTGACTCAGGCTCAAGTTGCTCAGATCCTCGCTGAAATTGGCTACCCACAAGCCATGCCACAGCTCAAAGAAGTCATCGAAAATCCAAAGACCGATGCTTCCGCCAAACAGGTTGCCAAAATCGCTTTCGAGAAGCTTGCTAATTCAGCCGGCATCTCAACCGAACTCGACGCTGCCAATCTCTACTTCTTCCTTGGTCAGCAGCAATACAATCTGACAACCAAGGGCGAAACGCTAATGGGTTACGACCCATCCAGCGAAACCGGAATTCTCTGGCAGTACACCGACAAGCTCGGCCTACTCGCCACACCAGTTCCCGGCGAAATCTACGGCGACATCCTCGCCATGCGTTCCGCTAAACGCGCTCTTGAGATCAATAACAACCTCGATAACGCTCTCAGCCTCTACCTCACTGCGAACCTTCGTCGTGAAAACAAGCTTGCTGATGGCGCCATCGATCCGAGCTACGGCCCGGACATGCAGCCTGCCTCATACTACGGCATGCTCGCTGGCCCAGACCGTATGCACGATGTACTCGCGAAAGCAATCCTTGACCGCGATGCTACCCTCGCACTTGATGCCATCGATATCCTCTCTCAAACAGCAGGAACCGATGCACTCGTCAACCGTGGCAAAGCAGTTCAGCCATTGCTCGCAGCACTCTCATACCCAGATGCCCGCGTACGCTTCTCAGCAGCCGTCACGCTTGCAAACGCTCGCCCTGAAGAAGCTTTCAATGCTTCCTTCCGCGTTGTTCCAATCCTCGCTGAAGCGATCCGCTCGACTGATGTGAAAACTGCTTTGGTCATCGCCAAAGACCAGGAATCACTCAACAGCAAAATCGCGATGCTCAGCGAACTCGGTTACGACGTCTTCGGCGGCACAAGCTACGATGAAATCAAACCTGAGCTCAACAAGACCGCTGCCGTCGATCTACTCTTCACAGATGTAGCATTCGAAGACACAAAGGGTCTATACGAATTAACCAACGCTGATTACAAACTCGGTGCTGTACCATTTATTGTGGCTACCGATGCTAGCAATCAGGTACAGACCTCCGACTGGGCTTCTAGAATCGGTCGGGTCTTCGTTACCGTTAATTCTGATGACGCTGAAGGAATCAGAACTGCCGTTGAGACCGCAGCACAGGCATACGCCGGTGAAGCAATCAGCGAAGAGGAAGCCACCGAGAACGCACTTGACGCACTCGCAATCCTCTACGATATGGCACTTGGTTCCGATGCGATCTTCAATGTGACCGACGCACAAGCAGCTCTCGTAGCCGCTCTAAGCGACGCACGTCTCGAAATCGCTGAAGAAGCCGCCTCAGTACTCGCTCTTATGAACGACACTGAAGCACAACGAGCAATTGCACAAGCTGCTCTCGAAGCATCTGGCGATCTCAAGCTCGCTCTCTTCGACAGCCTCGCAGAGAGTGCTAACGCATTCGGCAACCAATTGACCAGTGCACAAGCAGCTGCAATTCATAAGCTCGCCCAAGAAGGCTCTGATGAAGTCGCAATCACTGCTGCCAAAACTTATGGTGCCTTGGCAATGCCTACCTCAGAAGCTGTCAAAGCGATCCTGAAGTAA
- a CDS encoding DUF456 domain-containing protein, whose translation MWTTIAIVLIILGLLLVNAIGVLMVAFQLPGTWLILIATGTAAWLRWDDVGGWGHLGWWVIGILFFLAILGEIIEFVAGALGAGKAGASKRAMVGAVFGGVAGAILGTIFLWFIPIIGTLIGAAVGAGVGSFLGDLWAGREIKNALEGGKGAAIGRFWGALGKIIVAGIMWLVVLIGVLI comes from the coding sequence ATGTGGACTACGATTGCGATTGTGCTGATCATTTTGGGGCTGTTACTGGTGAATGCCATTGGCGTATTGATGGTTGCATTCCAGTTGCCGGGTACGTGGCTGATCTTGATTGCAACGGGGACTGCGGCGTGGCTGCGCTGGGATGATGTGGGGGGATGGGGGCATTTGGGTTGGTGGGTCATAGGCATCTTGTTTTTTCTCGCAATTCTTGGCGAAATCATAGAATTTGTTGCGGGAGCATTAGGGGCTGGGAAGGCGGGAGCGTCAAAACGAGCGATGGTGGGGGCTGTTTTTGGTGGTGTTGCGGGTGCGATTTTAGGCACAATATTCTTATGGTTTATTCCGATTATTGGAACGCTGATCGGAGCTGCGGTTGGTGCGGGAGTGGGCTCATTCCTGGGTGATCTATGGGCGGGACGAGAGATCAAAAATGCGTTAGAGGGGGGGAAAGGCGCTGCGATTGGTCGGTTCTGGGGTGCATTGGGCAAAATCATTGTGGCTGGGATCATGTGGTTAGTCGTCTTGATTGGGGTTTTGATTTGA
- a CDS encoding endo-1,4-beta-xylanase has translation MLKFQVFNGSVPAASWSLRNAYLIGSDNNAMRCEVSFEPGEIVCEKRDSGACALALQHRVGDLGEMTLQTCLLPEREEPYLLTLELARHRLMTLYTKLEDWAMFDLEEDHAVTKRTEFAKQRFIEAISLQHDEPAKADQLAFESLMASIDGTEELALAHSELLLNKRVSTSSLPAAPITCRVNHDEAHEKLRGGVSKHFDMVYVPTPWKTVAPEENVFKWNKVDSWTDWARSIGKPIMAGPLISFDPANLPDWIYIWEHDYDTVRDLVYEHVERMVMRYRDSVTVWNVISGLHVNSHFTFNFEQLMDLTRMTTMLVKKLQPNVKVMVELRQPFGEYFAKSPRSIPTLMYADLLVQSGINFDLLGLKFPMGQAVAGQYTRDLMQISNMMDAFSHFGKPLALTVGVPSEPVTQMMIASNDNDEVDANSGYWRRPWSQTVQSHWLEAVYQIALSKPFVETVVWDALVDHPEIELPLSGLIDEELQPKAGLQRLIGFRKQIMNAEQHIESAQLNEETQMGDSV, from the coding sequence ATGCTTAAGTTTCAGGTATTTAATGGTTCTGTTCCTGCTGCAAGTTGGTCTTTGCGGAATGCTTATCTGATTGGTTCGGATAACAATGCAATGCGTTGTGAGGTCAGCTTCGAACCGGGTGAGATTGTGTGTGAGAAGCGGGATTCTGGGGCATGCGCTCTCGCGCTTCAGCATCGTGTTGGAGATTTGGGTGAGATGACGTTGCAGACGTGCTTGTTGCCAGAGCGTGAGGAGCCATATCTGCTGACACTGGAGTTGGCGCGACACAGATTGATGACGCTTTATACAAAACTCGAAGATTGGGCGATGTTCGATCTCGAAGAAGATCATGCTGTTACAAAGCGGACTGAGTTTGCGAAGCAGCGGTTTATTGAAGCGATCAGTTTGCAGCACGACGAGCCTGCTAAGGCGGATCAGTTGGCATTTGAATCACTGATGGCGTCGATTGATGGTACGGAAGAGTTGGCGTTAGCGCACTCGGAATTGCTGCTTAATAAACGTGTGAGTACGTCTTCATTGCCTGCTGCACCGATCACTTGCCGTGTGAATCACGATGAAGCTCATGAGAAATTACGCGGTGGTGTGAGTAAGCATTTTGATATGGTTTATGTGCCGACTCCTTGGAAGACGGTTGCGCCAGAGGAGAATGTGTTTAAGTGGAATAAGGTAGATTCCTGGACTGATTGGGCGAGATCGATTGGTAAGCCAATTATGGCAGGGCCGTTGATCAGCTTTGATCCTGCAAATCTGCCTGACTGGATCTACATCTGGGAGCATGATTATGACACAGTTCGGGATTTGGTTTATGAGCACGTTGAGCGAATGGTGATGCGTTACCGTGATTCGGTCACTGTTTGGAATGTGATCAGCGGTTTGCATGTGAATTCACACTTTACGTTCAATTTCGAGCAGTTGATGGATCTGACACGAATGACGACGATGTTGGTGAAGAAGCTGCAGCCGAATGTGAAGGTCATGGTCGAACTACGTCAGCCGTTTGGGGAGTATTTTGCGAAAAGTCCAAGATCTATTCCGACTTTGATGTATGCAGATTTACTAGTTCAGTCTGGTATCAATTTCGATTTGCTTGGGTTGAAATTTCCAATGGGTCAAGCTGTTGCTGGGCAGTATACGCGTGATTTGATGCAGATCAGCAATATGATGGATGCTTTCAGTCATTTTGGTAAGCCGTTGGCATTGACGGTTGGTGTGCCTAGTGAACCTGTCACGCAGATGATGATTGCATCCAATGACAATGATGAAGTCGATGCGAATAGTGGTTACTGGCGCCGGCCATGGTCGCAAACAGTTCAGAGTCACTGGCTAGAAGCGGTGTACCAGATAGCGCTTAGTAAGCCGTTTGTTGAGACTGTGGTATGGGACGCTCTAGTCGATCATCCGGAGATTGAGTTGCCTTTATCAGGGTTGATTGATGAAGAACTCCAACCAAAAGCAGGTTTACAGCGATTAATTGGTTTCCGTAAACAAATTATGAACGCTGAGCAGCATATTGAATCCGCTCAGTTAAATGAAGAAACACAGATGGGTGATAGCGTTTGA
- a CDS encoding ComEA family DNA-binding protein translates to MSKKVIKAGVGWALATTVLLQFLLVVYWFAKPIRIGESRCNNVGFKLNINEVSKEMLTILPRVGPAIAENIVLYREANGRFEQAEDLENVHRIGLKTRRLIEPYITFDGAEDIQ, encoded by the coding sequence ATGAGTAAGAAAGTGATTAAAGCGGGTGTCGGCTGGGCTTTGGCGACGACTGTATTGTTGCAGTTTTTGCTGGTTGTTTATTGGTTTGCAAAGCCAATACGTATTGGCGAATCACGGTGTAATAATGTTGGCTTTAAGTTAAATATCAATGAAGTATCAAAAGAAATGTTAACTATTTTACCTCGCGTTGGGCCAGCTATCGCTGAAAATATCGTGTTGTATCGTGAGGCAAACGGTAGATTTGAGCAAGCTGAGGATTTAGAGAACGTGCATCGTATTGGGCTGAAAACGCGGCGGTTGATAGAGCCATATATTACTTTTGATGGTGCTGAAGATATCCAATAA
- a CDS encoding sugar phosphate nucleotidyltransferase, producing the protein MASDVADVSLDQEKRPAPAAIILAAGKGTRMGGDLPKVLHQTADEPMVKWVVRACKDVGVKKCVIVVGYKAELVREALADEEGVVFVEQTEQLGTGHATQMAQPEFENEPVTDIFVLAGDGPLIRSKTLARLLEVHRRRKASATLATAVIDDPSGYGRVVRTSSGEFDAIVEQKDATDAQLKINEVNPSYYCFRSDALFSGLSETDNKNKQGEYYLTDVPGLLKKQGQTVAVVDAVPAEDVLSINTQEQLKTVDEILRNRISQTTVSGG; encoded by the coding sequence ATGGCTAGTGACGTTGCAGATGTGAGTTTGGATCAAGAAAAACGCCCTGCCCCGGCTGCGATTATCCTCGCTGCAGGCAAAGGTACGCGTATGGGTGGCGATTTGCCTAAAGTCTTGCATCAGACTGCAGATGAGCCAATGGTAAAATGGGTGGTGCGAGCCTGTAAAGATGTGGGTGTTAAGAAATGTGTGATCGTGGTTGGTTACAAAGCCGAGTTGGTGCGTGAAGCATTAGCAGATGAAGAAGGTGTTGTGTTTGTCGAACAGACAGAACAATTGGGGACAGGTCATGCGACACAAATGGCGCAGCCTGAATTTGAGAACGAGCCTGTGACTGATATTTTTGTATTGGCTGGCGATGGCCCATTGATCCGCAGCAAAACACTTGCTCGGCTTCTGGAGGTTCATCGTCGCCGTAAGGCATCTGCGACACTGGCAACAGCGGTGATCGACGATCCGAGCGGCTATGGCCGTGTTGTTCGCACATCATCCGGTGAGTTTGATGCGATTGTTGAGCAGAAGGATGCTACGGATGCTCAGTTGAAGATTAACGAAGTTAATCCGAGTTACTACTGTTTCCGTTCGGATGCACTTTTTAGCGGATTGAGCGAGACAGACAACAAAAATAAGCAGGGTGAGTATTACCTGACCGACGTACCGGGATTGTTGAAAAAACAAGGCCAAACTGTGGCCGTTGTTGATGCAGTGCCGGCGGAGGATGTGTTGAGTATCAACACACAGGAACAATTAAAAACGGTTGATGAAATTCTTCGCAACAGAATCAGTCAAACTACAGTTTCAGGAGGCTGA
- a CDS encoding ribose-phosphate diphosphokinase, whose product MDQMKVFCGRASRALGERICQHLDIPMGQGHTDLFPDGEVFVKIEEDVRGRDCFVLQSTHHPVNTHLMELLIYIDCLKRASAKRITAVIPYFGYARQDRKDEGRVPITAKLVANMLTRAGADRVMAMDLHAEQIQGFFDIPVDHLHAAPVIVDYFKSLREEMGELVLVSPDVGNVKMANSYANWLGGDLAIIDKRRVSGSEVVSNNIIGDVEGKVALMVDDMISTAGTMCEAARLLKERGAKDIIAACTHPVLVGLAMERLAEAPISKIIVSDTIPCGPRTAPIQDKIVELSTAELLGEAMLRVHNNESVSSLFRKGSGGKR is encoded by the coding sequence ATGGATCAGATGAAAGTGTTTTGTGGTCGGGCAAGTCGCGCACTTGGTGAGCGTATTTGTCAGCACCTTGATATCCCCATGGGACAAGGGCATACCGACTTATTTCCAGACGGTGAAGTCTTCGTGAAGATTGAAGAAGATGTTCGTGGTCGGGATTGTTTTGTTTTGCAGTCTACGCACCACCCCGTTAACACGCATCTGATGGAGTTGTTGATTTATATCGACTGCCTCAAGCGTGCGAGTGCGAAGCGTATCACCGCTGTGATCCCATATTTTGGTTATGCCAGACAGGATCGCAAGGATGAAGGACGCGTGCCAATTACCGCGAAACTGGTTGCGAATATGCTGACCCGAGCAGGCGCTGATCGCGTGATGGCTATGGATCTGCATGCTGAGCAGATACAGGGTTTCTTTGATATCCCCGTTGACCACCTGCATGCGGCCCCCGTCATCGTTGACTACTTTAAATCTCTACGTGAAGAGATGGGTGAGCTCGTTTTGGTTAGCCCTGATGTTGGCAACGTGAAGATGGCGAATTCATACGCGAACTGGCTGGGTGGAGATCTCGCGATCATCGACAAGCGGCGAGTGTCTGGCAGTGAGGTTGTTTCTAACAACATTATTGGTGACGTTGAAGGCAAGGTTGCGCTGATGGTTGACGACATGATCTCAACTGCAGGTACGATGTGTGAAGCGGCACGCCTGCTGAAAGAGCGTGGCGCGAAAGACATCATTGCTGCGTGTACGCACCCTGTTTTGGTTGGTTTAGCGATGGAGCGTTTGGCTGAAGCGCCGATCAGCAAGATCATTGTTTCAGATACGATCCCATGCGGCCCGCGTACCGCACCAATTCAAGACAAAATTGTGGAGCTTTCAACAGCCGAGTTGCTTGGCGAAGCGATGCTCCGCGTTCACAATAACGAATCTGTCTCTAGCCTGTTCCGTAAAGGCAGTGGGGGCAAACGCTGA
- a CDS encoding 50S ribosomal protein L25, with product MNAKSAPKIEVKVREKLGSRYAARARKEGLIPAVVYGHKRDAVAVTADGKALVEILHANAHLVDVVVDGKSEHCVVKDMQWDYLGDNIIHVDFERVDLSEKVAMEVDLELVGEPKALAQAGAFLDHPLTKLEISCRADSIPEKIVVDIAELDGEKAITVADIQLPAGIEATTDADSVVAQIKIAKEEIVEETSADEGAEPEVVGKDKEDAAE from the coding sequence ATGAACGCAAAAAGTGCACCAAAAATCGAAGTCAAAGTTCGCGAAAAACTTGGCAGCCGCTACGCAGCGCGTGCCCGTAAAGAAGGCCTGATCCCAGCTGTTGTCTATGGCCACAAACGGGATGCCGTCGCAGTTACCGCTGATGGTAAAGCATTGGTAGAAATTCTTCACGCAAACGCACACCTCGTCGATGTTGTTGTTGACGGTAAAAGTGAGCACTGTGTTGTGAAAGATATGCAATGGGACTACCTCGGCGACAATATTATCCACGTTGACTTTGAACGTGTCGATCTGTCTGAGAAAGTCGCTATGGAAGTGGATCTTGAATTGGTCGGCGAGCCTAAGGCTCTTGCACAGGCCGGCGCTTTCCTTGATCACCCACTGACCAAGTTGGAAATCTCTTGCCGTGCAGACAGCATTCCAGAGAAGATTGTTGTTGATATTGCTGAACTGGATGGCGAAAAAGCGATTACCGTTGCAGACATCCAGCTTCCTGCAGGAATTGAAGCAACAACTGATGCGGATTCTGTCGTGGCCCAAATCAAGATTGCGAAAGAAGAAATTGTTGAAGAAACTTCCGCTGACGAAGGTGCTGAGCCTGAAGTCGTTGGCAAGGATAAGGAAGATGCTGCTGAATAA
- the pth gene encoding aminoacyl-tRNA hydrolase, protein MRKILRMLNWWAKPSILESSGDVQQDSIEENCIAMKLIVGIGNPGKEYEKTRHNAGFMAIDRLAERNCLSSDKTKFHAHFIEGVIAGKKTLLMKPMTFMNRSGLAVGEAVRFYKIEPKDVLVLVDDIALPCGRIRLRSDGSAGGHNGLTDIKRVLGTQTYPRLRIGIDAPGRVPQKDYVLGRFSPDQEFQVERAINRAAEAIEHWIREDDMAQTMTIYNKAAEEE, encoded by the coding sequence ATGCGAAAGATCCTGCGAATGTTAAACTGGTGGGCTAAACCCAGCATATTGGAAAGCTCGGGAGATGTTCAGCAAGATTCAATTGAAGAGAATTGTATTGCCATGAAGTTGATCGTAGGAATCGGTAATCCCGGCAAAGAGTACGAAAAAACACGCCATAATGCTGGCTTTATGGCGATTGATCGTCTAGCCGAACGCAACTGCCTATCGAGTGATAAAACCAAGTTTCATGCTCACTTCATTGAAGGGGTGATTGCGGGTAAAAAAACGCTGCTTATGAAACCAATGACATTCATGAATCGTTCAGGTCTTGCTGTTGGCGAAGCCGTACGTTTTTACAAAATTGAACCCAAAGACGTACTCGTACTGGTTGATGATATTGCCCTGCCCTGCGGACGTATCCGGTTGCGTTCTGATGGCTCTGCTGGTGGCCACAACGGCCTTACTGATATTAAGCGAGTCCTAGGTACGCAAACTTACCCAAGGCTTAGAATCGGTATTGACGCCCCTGGGCGTGTTCCGCAGAAAGACTATGTTTTAGGTCGTTTCTCGCCTGATCAGGAATTTCAAGTTGAGCGAGCGATCAATCGTGCAGCCGAAGCGATCGAACATTGGATACGCGAAGATGATATGGCTCAAACGATGACGATATACAATAAAGCTGCAGAAGAAGAATAA
- a CDS encoding PTS sugar transporter subunit IIA: MRLTDILQPESVVVPLDAEDKQEAIFKLADALVSSNGIQDANSLQKAIWERETTRTTGIGHGIAIPHGKSEGVASLCMAIGLPSTPVDFNSIDGRPVDLIILLASPVDQTGPHIQALAKISRMLMNEDFRSTIKDAKTGEDLFKLIAEYEADAPV; encoded by the coding sequence ATGCGTTTAACGGATATTCTGCAACCTGAGTCTGTGGTCGTGCCGCTTGATGCCGAAGACAAGCAAGAGGCGATCTTCAAGTTGGCCGATGCGCTTGTCAGCAGCAACGGTATACAAGATGCGAACAGTCTCCAGAAAGCCATCTGGGAACGTGAAACCACCCGTACGACTGGTATAGGACACGGTATCGCGATTCCTCACGGCAAAAGCGAAGGCGTTGCCTCGCTTTGTATGGCGATTGGCCTTCCTTCCACACCGGTCGATTTCAATTCGATAGATGGGCGGCCAGTGGATCTGATTATCTTGCTCGCCTCACCTGTAGATCAAACAGGACCTCATATTCAGGCGCTTGCGAAAATTTCGCGTATGCTAATGAATGAGGATTTCCGCTCGACAATCAAAGATGCTAAAACTGGCGAAGACTTATTCAAGCTAATCGCAGAATATGAAGCTGACGCTCCCGTTTAA
- the recQ gene encoding DNA helicase RecQ, with protein sequence MMEIFEQGNAQIADNNTLDLATTLQDTFGHAQFRPLQQEIIQCLLKGNDTLVIMPTGGGKSLCFQLPALHLPHTTLVISPLIALMQNQVDALQASGIAATCINSSLEPAEASERERAAIRGDYKLVYLSPERLMSSAGYRLLTKMPVNLIAIDEAHCISEWGHDFRPEYRMLGDLRIQHPDRFAKTPIVALTATATPRVAEDIQRQLHLINPQIFHTSFERPNLRYEIRPKHEMMKQVLEYLEQNQDHEGIIYCQSRARCEQIAEQLQRRGISALPYHAGLENNVRKQNQHDFIYGSARIIVATIAFGMGIDKPDVRFVFHADLPRHIEGYYQETGRAGRDGMIADCILFYSAADRTKVEYFIEQKEDPEQRDHAYWQLNKMIRYAHTTDCRCIPLLDYFGEEHSGDCGHCDNCLNPPKLIEATEDARKLLSAIARTDQRYGLSHIIDILRGSNAQKIIDRNHHNLSVHGIGRDKPKSHWLNVAETLLRDGHLGMTIDEFRTTHLTESSPSILRGELPITVAISRAISTREDITVKRTANEPTRPVDASLFQALRELRKQLAQEKGVPPYVIFGDISLKHMAADYPINDFAFLQIPGVGQTKLQRYGEAFMDIIKQFAPQAASCD encoded by the coding sequence ATGATGGAGATTTTCGAGCAGGGAAACGCTCAAATAGCCGATAATAATACGCTTGACCTAGCGACAACGCTGCAGGATACATTCGGACACGCCCAGTTCCGGCCTCTGCAGCAGGAAATTATTCAATGCCTTCTCAAAGGTAACGATACGCTCGTTATCATGCCGACAGGTGGTGGTAAATCACTCTGCTTCCAACTCCCAGCCCTCCACCTGCCTCATACCACACTGGTCATATCCCCACTCATTGCTCTTATGCAAAATCAGGTTGATGCTCTTCAAGCTAGCGGTATCGCCGCAACCTGTATCAACTCATCACTGGAACCAGCCGAAGCTTCTGAACGTGAACGAGCTGCAATTCGCGGTGATTACAAGCTCGTCTATCTTTCCCCCGAGCGTCTTATGTCTTCAGCAGGATATCGACTGCTCACTAAAATGCCCGTCAACCTCATTGCGATTGACGAAGCCCATTGTATTTCTGAATGGGGACATGATTTCCGCCCTGAATATCGCATGCTCGGTGACTTGCGCATTCAGCATCCTGATCGTTTCGCTAAAACGCCCATCGTTGCGCTCACCGCCACCGCTACGCCGCGTGTTGCTGAAGATATCCAACGTCAACTCCATCTAATCAACCCTCAAATATTCCATACCAGTTTCGAACGACCCAACTTACGTTATGAGATTCGTCCTAAGCATGAAATGATGAAACAGGTTCTGGAGTACCTGGAGCAGAATCAGGATCATGAAGGCATCATTTACTGTCAGTCTCGTGCGCGTTGCGAGCAGATCGCTGAACAACTTCAACGGCGTGGTATCTCAGCCCTGCCTTACCATGCAGGCCTTGAAAATAACGTTCGGAAACAAAACCAGCACGATTTTATTTACGGCTCGGCCCGAATAATTGTTGCCACCATCGCTTTCGGAATGGGGATCGATAAGCCAGACGTACGATTTGTATTCCACGCAGATCTTCCCCGCCATATTGAAGGTTATTATCAGGAAACAGGTAGAGCGGGCCGCGATGGCATGATCGCTGACTGTATCCTCTTCTACTCTGCTGCAGATCGTACCAAAGTCGAATACTTCATCGAGCAAAAAGAAGATCCCGAGCAGCGTGATCATGCCTATTGGCAACTCAACAAAATGATTCGGTACGCTCACACAACTGATTGTCGTTGCATTCCTCTACTTGATTACTTCGGCGAGGAGCATTCTGGTGATTGCGGCCACTGTGATAACTGCCTCAACCCTCCAAAGCTAATTGAAGCCACTGAGGACGCTCGTAAGCTCCTCTCCGCTATCGCACGCACCGACCAGCGATACGGCCTCTCTCATATTATCGACATCCTGCGCGGCTCTAATGCCCAGAAAATCATCGACCGCAATCACCACAATCTCTCAGTTCATGGTATTGGGCGTGATAAACCAAAATCGCATTGGCTTAATGTCGCCGAAACCCTACTGCGTGACGGGCATCTTGGCATGACCATTGACGAATTCCGCACGACGCATCTCACCGAATCTAGTCCATCGATTCTTCGAGGCGAGCTCCCCATCACCGTGGCAATCAGCCGCGCCATTAGCACGCGAGAAGATATCACTGTAAAACGCACAGCCAATGAGCCAACACGGCCTGTCGACGCTTCACTCTTCCAAGCACTCCGTGAACTTCGCAAGCAGTTAGCTCAAGAGAAGGGTGTCCCTCCTTACGTCATATTTGGCGATATCTCACTCAAACACATGGCCGCTGATTACCCCATCAATGACTTCGCTTTTCTTCAAATCCCTGGTGTTGGTCAGACAAAACTACAGCGGTACGGTGAAGCCTTCATGGATATTATCAAGCAATTTGCCCCGCAAGCCGCCTCTTGCGACTAA